One Lepus europaeus isolate LE1 chromosome 7, mLepTim1.pri, whole genome shotgun sequence DNA segment encodes these proteins:
- the LOC133764541 gene encoding olfactory receptor 51F1: MLQTQDNVQILSNWTSKFPTFLLTVIPGLESLHSWISIPFCCLYAIALSGNSMILFVIITQQSLHEPMYYFLSMLSATDLGLTISTMSTTLGVLWFGANQIDLDSCIIQMFFLHGFTFIESGVLVAMAFDRYVAICDPLRYTTILTNSRICQMGLLMIVRTIVLIVPLLLLLKPLSFCKMNALSHSYCYHPDVIKLSCSNTQANSICGLIDLILTTGIDTPCIVLSYALIIYSVLRIASPEERQKVFSTCVSHIGAVAIFYIPMMSLSFLHRYGRSAPKVVHSMMANVYLLLPPVVNPIIYSIKTKQIRKAILSLLLIK, from the coding sequence ATGCTGCAAACACAGGACAACGTACAGATCCTAAGCAACTGGACATCTAAATTTCCAACCTTTTTATTGACTGTCATTCCTGGCCTAGAGTCTCTTCATTCCTGGATCTCCATTCCCTTCTGCTGCCTTTATGCAATTGCCCTCTCTGGGAACAGCATGATCCTTTTTGTCATCATCACCCAGCAGAGTCTGCATGAGCCCATGTACTATTTCCTCTCCATGCTATCAGCCACTGACCTGGGCTTGACTATTTCTACAATGTCAACAACATTAGGTGTCCTCTGGTTTGGTGCAAATCAAATCGATCTAGACAGCTGCATTATCCAGATGTTCTTTCTTCATGGATTCACTTTCATAGAATCTGGAGTGCTGGTGGCTATGGCTTTTGACCGCTATGTGGCAATATGTGACCCTCTGAGATACACTACCATTCTAACTAATTCCAGAATCTGCCAAATGGGTCTCTTAATGATTGTACGCACCATAGTACTAATAGTACCACTACTCCTACTCCTgaagcctctgtctttctgtaaaaTGAATGCCCTTTCCCACTCTTACTGCTACCATCCAGATGTGATTAAGTTGTCATGTTCAAATACTCAGGCTAACAGCATCTGTGGATTAATTGATCTCATCCTGACTACAGGGATAGATACACCATGCATTGTTCTGTCTTATGCTTTAATCATTTACTCTGTCCTCAGGATTGCCTCCCCTGAAGAACGACAGAAGGTCTTTAgcacctgtgtctcccatatcGGAGCAGTTGCTATTTTCTACATCCCCATGATGAGCCTGTCCTTCCTGCATCGCTATGGTCGATCAGCCCCCAAAGTAGTCCATTCAATGATGGCCAATGTGTACCTCCTTTTGCCCCCTGTGGTCAATCCCATCATCTATAGtataaaaacaaagcagatccGCAAAGCTATACTCAGTCTGCTCCTTATAAAATAA